One window of Flavobacteriales bacterium genomic DNA carries:
- a CDS encoding FAD-binding oxidoreductase, with protein sequence MSAIYDVLILGRGIAGAVLAEECRSRGLTFHVFDRKREGNASVASGGAVNPVVLRRNVPCWRASELMPLTRTFYGAWQEHLGITCWHPTALVKIFPTPNEVKQWARAMAEPGTLPFIASRPEPEIDAAPLRAPHGYGTVIDAAWLDVQMLLSSQREELLRQGELTERDVDGTEVRPGPEGVRIGDVQGRWLIHCTGPFASDAGLVPVKGETLTVRIPGLHLTRTVHGGVGLLPLGGDLYRVGATFKWTDVWEGPTEEARAWLLAKLGAIVKAPIEVVGQNAGVRPTSQDRRPILGKTGEREAVFNGLGARGVMLAPWCAERLLDHLFDGDPLDEEVRSDRFT encoded by the coding sequence ATGAGCGCCATTTATGACGTCCTGATACTTGGCCGCGGCATCGCGGGTGCCGTTCTGGCGGAAGAATGCCGTTCCCGTGGCCTCACCTTCCACGTGTTCGATCGTAAGCGCGAGGGCAACGCCTCCGTGGCAAGTGGCGGCGCGGTGAACCCGGTGGTACTGCGCCGCAACGTGCCCTGCTGGCGGGCGAGCGAACTGATGCCCTTGACGCGGACTTTCTATGGCGCATGGCAGGAACATCTTGGCATCACCTGCTGGCATCCCACCGCTTTGGTGAAGATCTTCCCGACGCCGAACGAGGTGAAGCAGTGGGCACGGGCGATGGCGGAACCGGGCACCTTGCCTTTCATCGCCAGCAGGCCCGAACCGGAGATCGATGCGGCACCCTTGCGGGCACCGCACGGCTATGGCACAGTGATCGACGCCGCCTGGCTGGATGTGCAGATGCTGCTCAGCTCCCAGCGGGAAGAGCTACTGCGCCAAGGGGAGCTCACCGAGCGGGATGTGGACGGAACTGAGGTCCGACCGGGTCCGGAAGGTGTCCGGATCGGTGATGTACAAGGCCGCTGGCTCATCCATTGTACAGGCCCCTTCGCCAGCGATGCCGGGCTTGTTCCCGTAAAGGGTGAAACCCTGACCGTGCGCATACCGGGCCTGCACCTAACACGGACGGTACATGGCGGCGTGGGCCTGTTGCCCTTGGGCGGGGATCTCTACCGGGTGGGTGCTACGTTCAAGTGGACGGACGTATGGGAAGGCCCGACGGAGGAGGCCCGCGCATGGCTGCTGGCAAAATTGGGAGCGATCGTGAAAGCGCCTATCGAAGTGGTCGGGCAGAATGCCGGAGTGCGGCCCACCTCACAGGACCGGAGGCCGATACTTGGCAAGACCGGAGAGCGTGAGGCGGTGTTCAACGGCCTCGGTGCGCGCGGTGTGATGCTGGCGCCGTGGTGCGCAGAGCGCTTGCTGGACCACTTGTTCGACGGCGACCCGTTGGATGAGGAAGTACGCAGTGACCGGTTCACCTAA
- a CDS encoding FMN-binding glutamate synthase family protein, producing MRKLFYLIGTLLLFAIALIGWFDHRYYWAYAVAIPLFLLGIYNAVQPRHTILRNFPVLGYVRYALEFIAPEIQQYFIERHTDGRPFSRQQRSLAYQRAKNVGDTVPFGTQLDINAGNYEGIRHSIYPKERPADPPRVTIGGAYCKRPYSASLLNVSAMSFGALSDRAVLALNAGAKKGGFYHNTGEGGLSDHHLKNGGDLVWQIGTGYFGCRTKEGNFDSELFRTKVAEHPQVRMIELKISQGAKPGHGGVLPAVKNSPEIARIRHLEPHTTVISPPGHTAFTNADGFLDFICLLRELSGGLPVGFKLCIGRTEEFTELCEKMVTTGKRPDFITVDGAEGGTGASPLEFTDSVGMPIEPALMFVRRTLERFGLHGEIKIIASGKVLTSASLMKMLGLGADLCNSARGFLFSLGCIQALRCNTNDCPTGITTQDRGLVRGLNVADKSERVYHFHINTLLSLMELLAACGLERVEDINMSYFMRGDEFVKLADRYFPDGLDQVMHPSPGGSR from the coding sequence ATGCGCAAGCTATTCTACCTCATCGGCACCCTCCTGCTATTTGCCATCGCCCTCATCGGGTGGTTTGACCATCGCTACTACTGGGCCTATGCCGTGGCGATACCGCTTTTTCTGCTGGGCATCTACAATGCGGTGCAGCCGCGGCACACCATCCTGAGGAATTTCCCGGTGCTGGGCTATGTGCGCTATGCCCTCGAGTTCATCGCCCCGGAGATCCAACAGTACTTCATCGAGCGCCATACGGACGGACGGCCCTTCAGCAGGCAGCAGCGTTCACTGGCCTACCAGCGCGCGAAGAACGTGGGCGATACCGTGCCGTTCGGGACACAGCTGGACATCAACGCCGGCAACTACGAGGGCATCCGCCATTCGATCTATCCCAAGGAGCGCCCCGCCGATCCACCACGGGTGACCATCGGCGGCGCTTATTGTAAAAGGCCGTACAGTGCCTCCTTGTTGAATGTCTCCGCCATGAGCTTCGGTGCCCTGAGCGACCGTGCCGTGCTGGCCCTCAACGCCGGAGCGAAGAAGGGCGGCTTCTACCACAACACCGGAGAAGGCGGCCTCAGCGACCACCACCTGAAGAACGGCGGAGATCTGGTGTGGCAGATCGGTACCGGCTACTTCGGATGCCGCACCAAGGAGGGCAACTTCGACTCCGAGCTGTTCCGCACCAAGGTGGCCGAGCACCCGCAGGTGCGCATGATCGAGCTGAAGATCTCACAAGGCGCAAAGCCCGGCCACGGCGGCGTGCTCCCTGCGGTGAAGAACTCCCCGGAGATCGCACGCATCCGGCACTTGGAGCCGCACACCACGGTGATCTCCCCTCCCGGCCACACCGCCTTCACCAACGCGGACGGTTTTCTCGACTTCATCTGCCTGTTGCGCGAGCTCAGCGGCGGTCTCCCTGTGGGCTTCAAACTCTGCATCGGCCGGACCGAGGAGTTCACCGAACTGTGTGAAAAAATGGTGACCACCGGCAAGCGCCCGGACTTCATCACCGTGGACGGTGCGGAAGGCGGGACCGGAGCTTCGCCCTTGGAGTTCACGGACTCCGTCGGCATGCCCATCGAGCCCGCCTTGATGTTCGTGCGCCGCACACTTGAACGCTTCGGGCTGCACGGGGAGATCAAGATCATCGCCAGCGGGAAGGTGCTTACCTCCGCCAGCTTGATGAAAATGCTCGGCTTGGGTGCGGACCTCTGCAACAGTGCCCGCGGCTTCCTGTTCTCCTTGGGTTGCATCCAAGCGCTGCGCTGTAATACCAATGACTGCCCCACCGGCATCACCACCCAGGACAGAGGCTTGGTGCGCGGCCTGAACGTGGCCGACAAGAGCGAGCGCGTCTATCATTTCCACATCAACACCTTGCTCTCCCTGATGGAACTGCTTGCGGCGTGCGGGTTGGAGCGCGTGGAGGACATCAATATGAGCTACTTCATGCGCGGTGACGAGTTCGTGAAGCTCGCCGACAGGTATTTCCCGGACGGGCTCGATCAGGTGATGCATCCGTCGCCGGGAGGGAGCAGGTGA